In the genome of Hippoglossus hippoglossus isolate fHipHip1 chromosome 9, fHipHip1.pri, whole genome shotgun sequence, the window cactgaaaaaactaaactgtcCCAGCGAACACAAAAGTGTGAGTGGACAATTGACATTTACCAGATCCCCAAACTTACGGGATATTATCCAGTGAGGAGACAATGGAGTTCAAGACTTTATCTGTCGCAGTCCGTAGTGCTAGACTGGACGCCTCCAGCCTGTTGCGTACTTCCTCATGTGACATGGCCTGTTCCGGAGTCACTTCATAAGGCAGCTTGCTAAGTGAGGACAGAAATCAGGCAAACattgaaacatatttaaaaacattcttAAAAAATCCAACACAATAAGCAACAATTTATAAATAGCTTCTCAAGTATGTTAACATTGCATGACAATGCACATTTTGGTACTGGGTTCACAGAAGTTCAGATGTTGAAATGAGTGGAAAACAGGCTGCAGACAGTCAGTCTAACACACTATCTGATCGTTTGCTTTGGAAAGAGATTAGCAGTAATtcaaagtacacacacagggCTACAACATGTAAAGGCTCAAAGTATGTGCTCTCGACTGAAAATAATTGTGCGATATAACTACACAAAGAATAGGTTTAAGTCTCATGCTGTaaatcatacatatatattgtaCATCATCGTCCGCCTGACACCCACCTGGCCTCCCCAGTAGCCGTCTCCAGCTGGTTGACCCAGGCTTTGTACACGTCCACCGGGTTGGTGTTGATGCCTAAACTCTTGTTTTCTATGATGTCTTTGACCACAGGGGCCAGGAGCTGCCTGAGTGTGTTGTGGCCCCGAGCGCCTCTGTTGAAGCTCACCACCATCTTGATGACAGTTGGGTTCCCCGTCACTATGTCTTGGATCTGGTCCACCTTAGAACTGAGGCACATGAAGATGATGGTACAGCAGATCAGTAGAGACCACGaaacaagcaaaaataaaacataacatgtaTTCAAGGAGACTAGTATCCTTAAGGGTAGAATATTTCTTCAGTAATGTTCAGAGCAGCAGTTCTCACTCGATTTCCTCCTCCAGAGCCGTCTTGAAGAGTTTGAGCAGTAAGAATTCCTCTCTCTGGTTGGAGGCGTAGTTGTACAAGGTGAAGATCACAGTGTCCATAAACTTAGTCGACTTGTTTTGGGGCATCTGGAAGATCAGCTTGGCCAGGTAAGATGGATTGGTCTTAAAGGGAGTAGAGTGAGAAGGAGTAACATTAAGTCTGATTCTGCTACTGAACCTTTTAAAATCTAATAGATGTGAGTTGTAGTTTAATTTGGGGTAAATGGACAGGTTTTCTTTATACCTGTAACAGGTAAAAGAGATGTTGGTAGGCCTCCAGTTTCCGTCTTTTTCCTTTGTTCAGGCCCTTAATACCCAGTCTGTCTCCTGCCGTCAAGTCATCTTTACTCGCTTTACTTTTCTTGTTCTTCATCTTCTTACTATGGGAGACAACATCCTGttcaagagaaacaaaacatcaaatttAATAACAGGCTAATTGGACAAGAAAGGTTTATTATAGAAATGTAGTCAGAGTTAGGAACCATCAATGACATCTTCCCCTTATAAAAGTGAGGGTTGCCAACCTGCAGGGTGATCCTGTTCTTCACTAGCAGTCCAATCTTTATGTCCATCAAGTTCAGGTCTTTCTCCATCTGCTGATTGGAGCGAATCTTGGTGACCACTTCCTCCCTGAGACGCGTCACTTCCTGCTCTTCCTGCAGATCCAGAGGACTCTGGTCCAGCAAGTGGACAAACTTACGCACAACTGACAGAGGAGGATCTTTGGCTCCGGCTAAGATTTGGTAAATGATCAAAAGCACTCGTCATTgttatgaacacacacacacgaaacaaTATCTGGTCTCACATCACAACATTATGTTAATGTAGCTCAGCTCCTCAGCAACCTGCAGGAGTGTTACATGTATTTTTGACTCACTTAAAGTTCTGTAGTCATCTCTGGCTTTGTTGGCCTTTAGAAAAGCCTGGATCTTCACTATTTCTTTTTCCTACAAACACAGTTCACAATGTGAATCACACAACATGGAAGAAAACTGCACAAAACCAGAGGAAGCTGACAGAGTGAAGTGATACTCACATGATCTTTAAAGAACTGCAGCCTCTGACTGTATTTACGTTtggttttccacattttcaccAAGGACTGGATCTAAAAACATCAGTTTCATGTCAAGTCTTTGATTTGAAAGCAATTTCATGAATGATACCTACTATATGTCTAACTCCCAGCTACCATGATTAATCTAGTTAGTGGCTGAGTATTTACAGAGACATTTACAATAGCTTTACAGTTTTCTATTCAACTCAATGTGAGTTTAGAGATTTCTCACCATGACAACAGAAGCAACATTTTTCTGAAGCAAATTCATTCTTTCTTTGTATATTTTCCTTTGTTTGAAACCCTTCCAGCAAGCctgcaagaaaaagaaacatgtggAAATCCCTGAAAGTTGTGTTTTACATGTGGATAGTCAATAATTACTATGGGTCTGACAAcgtagttttatattttaatttaaatgtttttataacatcaggGCATCAGGCATCACTTGAGATGATCGGATGACTGACATTCTCCATTTACAGTGGAGCAACACATTACCTGCAATTTGACAACGTGTGGTTCTTGTTGGTGTAGAAACTCCATTCTCTGAGCATGTTTTTTTCGGACCAGGTAACCTCTGACCCTCGCCTGCAGCTGCGTCACGAAGGATTCGTTTGCCAACCACAACTGTTCCCTGTTATATTCTGCCGTCACACAGCTGACGACGGTCTGAGAGGAAAAAGGCATGTTTTCaagttattcatattttaaaccAGTCCCAACgtagggaatgcattatgtacTGGATGGGTCAGACAGTATTAAGACTAATTCACTGtttaaaaactttgtgtttatttaattgagATAATTCattgtttgagttttaattGCAAATGTTTCTAAAGccatatttcactgtttattattagtttattgAGTATAGATTGCAAAAGGTATCAATGTTAATCATTGTAAATGTAATCTACGACACAATAAAGTGTGCAAAAGTAAAGGGTTCTGAGGAATTTTTAAGCAACTGTAAGTATGTTAATTCACATTACATAATTTAGTAGTGCCCCTACAAATTACAGTACCTGGATTTCGTCTTTACTGAGCTGGCCACCATTGTGTTCAAATTCTTCAGGCTCCTCCCAGGCACCCTCTCCAGTCTCCAGGTTATAATAGTAGTCATATCTGTCCTTGATGCAGTGTTTTAcccacacactgtctgtgttgCCTGGAGGAAAGCAGAAACTGCCCCATTAGACACAGTGCACATTTTATAGACTACCAACACAAATCATCGTATGTGTGGGTTCAGTTACCTTCAGTAGCAGCGCTAGTTTGTGTCTGCTCCAGTTCAGCCTGGTACGTGTCAGCACATTCAGGCAGCACCGCTTTCAGTCCTGCACATGGAGCCTGCAAATTCTTCAGTGTATCCTGGGAGTCACCCTCAGCCACGCTCCTGTTAATGTCAGCTACTGCTCCAGCCACTGGACAAATAAACAAGAGTAAACCAAAGAAGCAGAGTCAAGATGTGCTGAGttgaacatgaaaacaacacaagggGGTCATTCGATAATAATGATGCAGATGGGATAatgacagcaacaacaacacacaggccACAACAAACACTGCAGTATGCAGGTAACTGAAGGGGAAGATATGCTCCTGAAAagggaaaacataaaaataaaaaaaaaagttttgcaAATAATAAACATGACTTGTACTTAAGTGCTAAGTCTCATTATAACATGATAATGTCATCATCTGCAAAAGTCTGAACtgccacagagcagagaaacaatCTGCAAACAAAAGCAACCATGACACTTTTACAAATACTTTCAGATTAACAGGACACAGTATTGTGATTCATGGcagcactgaaacaaacacTAATTTAGAACAGTGATGAACTTTTGCTGtgatgtgaaaataatgaaCTTCCTCCAGACAATCAGAATATTGTGTTCTACTTTTCTTTGAGATAATTTGATATGGATGAGTGAAGTTCAGCTCTGTGTACGTACATGTGAgagcctcctcttcatcctgatTGGCTGCGAGTATGGCCTCTTGAATTTGGTCCAGCCACAGTACTGCAGACTCATCTCCAGATTTCTGGAAtcaagggggaaaaaagcacaagctcatttatcttgttttgaaaagaaagaaaccaaaTATTACTTTATGCACACAAAGCATTGTACATGCATAGCTGAATAATACTAAATTGATATTAGATTATTAATCTTTCAAAGCAATTTTAGTTAAAACGTTCAATGTCAAGGTTAGAATTTCTTACAATAATACCATTTAAATTAATTAGGTTAGGATTGTGGATTATTGTAGATGCACTTTTAAGCTCTATAGCAGTAACACTGCAAAGCAACACTGTTGCTATTAGAGCAACAGCAAATAGACCGTACCATTTCCTCTGCATAGATCATATCCACACCCCGCTCAACCAGCCACTTTGTAAAAACAGACGCCGACGGTGAACCATCACAACAAGCAATATAGAATTAGAACAACAAAGAATATTTTTTCAGCCTGAGACTAATTTTAGAGAACTCTACTGGGGACCGGGGACCACAGGGCCAACAGGATGGAAGTCATCATTAATACAGACTGGGCATAGCTTTGTTGTTTATATCTGCATCTGACCGACATTTTCCCACATTCCCAACCAGCTAATCTTGTTTGGAGAACAGGATCAATCTTGTTCCTGCAAATCATGCAGTGGAAAAAATACCCACTTAgccacaaaaaatattttccttatAAATTCTAATTAAGAAAAGAATATTTATAAATTTAAGTGATATTATATCAGTGTTTCTGTGGCAATCCAGAGACTAATCAACACTGAAATCTACCAGGAAAACcaaaaaaatcagtttttaccATAAAAGCTTGGAAAATAGTTTACTGAAGTAAAATTACTTATAAAACCAATCCCATAAATGACCTAAACCACAATACAAATACTTAGTGTGACAGTGATTAGTGTAAATTGTTCAGCTCTTATTAAAATTGAGAAGTACACTCCCACCCCATGGAGTCAGTGGGCCGTTACTGACACAGGCAGAAAGgcagtttagttttgaagcCCGGTCAGGAAACATGCTCGCTGcaccacacaaacagacaaacatcccACATACACCAGCAGGAAGCTGAGCTGGAGCTCACACTGTCATCAGTTCCACTGTTGCGCTGTCGAGATGCTGAGCGGTAAATTTCACCGGTGGAGAACTTTTATTGAAAAGACGCCACATCAAGACGGATGAGGACAAGAAACTTTTTCTTCAAAATCAGGGCTATACACAGAAGAGTGATATGGCAGACCTTGTGTCAGGATTAATTTTGTGTCTAATGGCTGTGCAGACTATTCAGCATGAGGGTAAGTTTATCACGATActataaaaaaagattatttaaaaatgatgttACTTTTTAAGCCAGGGTCCAGAAACATTAAGTAATTTTGCTACACTGCTTAAAGATTACTCTTCCAAATAAAAGTTACACAACACAACTTTGAGTATTTTAGTACAGCTATAAATATaatgcaataaaaaatattgaaacgTAAGTTTCATGATAgaattgcttttttaaataatgattaaaaacaattatatcGTTTGGAGTGTACTTTTGTTATAAAACTAAAGTTGCTTTAAAGCCacagcattgttttttttccccccctcaccaTTTATAGGAAATCAATCCAGGACAGATAAAAAATCTGTTGCGATACCAAAAACCTTCCAAGGGGAGACGGACAAAAGTAACCACACAAAAAATCTACCGGCTCTCCGCCCGCGGCTCTACGTGTACCCAGAGGACCCAGTGACAGCCTACATCACTGGGATTATCAGTACCTGGGTCATACCTTCAACATATATCCTGGCCATGCTGGTGGGAATCCCCTCCAACGCCTACATCCTGGGCTTCCTCAGAGTCAGACTCAGAGCCAAGTCCATGTCAACAGTAGTTCTCTACCTGAACCTGGCCTTGTCCgacctgctgctcctgctcacCCTGTCGTTGCGTGTTCACTACCACTTCAGTGGAAACAACTGGATATTCGGGGAGATATCCTGCCGGCTTATCACAGCCTTGTTTTATGGTAATGTTTACTGTTCTGCTCAAACTATAGCATGCATAAGCCTGAAGAGATACCTGGCTGTGGTCAGACCGTTTTTGTACCGGAGGATGACTAAGACTACGCTGGCAGTGGGGACATGCTTGGTTGTATGGTTCCTGTTGGGGGCAGCTGTTGTGCCAGAGCTTCTCGTCGGGCAGAGCTACTACATTACCCCTCTGGGAGTCACCACCTGCCATGACGTTCTACCCCTAGATGAAAAATCTCACTCCTGGTTGAAGCTCTACAGGCTGATATTGGTTTTTCCAGGCTTCATAGTGCCCTTCCTGATTTGTATCTATGCTCATGTGTCAGTGGTATACCACCTAGGTCAATCTGGCTGTGACTGGAGAGCTTTTATCAGGGTCAGTACTCTGGTCTTTGTCATCTTTGTGGTGTGTTTCTTGCCCAGCGGCATCCTACATATCGCCCACTACATCCGTCTGTTTTCCACTGGTGACGACATGCTGTATGGATACTACAGAGTGGCggtgtgtctctgctgcctccACAGCTGTCTGGACcccttcctgtgttttctcctttcCAAGACACCAGCCTCAGAACTACAATTCATTTCCCTCCGTGAGATACCCCAGAGACGGGCGGCTATGACATGAGACtggatgtgtgtgcacagaaacaaaaaacacatcctTGCTGGGCCATTGTTGGACACAGCAGGGAAGCACAAGAAACAATGATGTGAAAGTTAGGACTGAGATAATGCTGCAATTACTGTTCGGTCCAAAACAACAATAATCTTTGTAACACAAAGTCTCTGTACAGTGTAAGGAAATGATTATGTAAATTGTGTTACAAGACATATTCTATATTTATGTAGATATTTACTTGCATCGTTCCACCTTTTCATTACTTGTAAAATATGTACATAAATGTCCTAAAAAGACAATGAAGCGCTTGGGAttcatacataaatacagacatttgaGAAATGAGAGGCTGCTGTGGAAATCTGAGCAAAGTAATAAGAAGGAATGTATTTTTCAAACACTGGTTAATTCCATAATAAAGAACTTTGCAAAGTTTGCATTGTGGGGATGTGGGATATGTAAGCAAATTTCCATgaactaaatatataaagaaaaaacagggtTAAATTACCTGGC includes:
- the f2rl2 gene encoding proteinase-activated receptor 3, producing MADLVSGLILCLMAVQTIQHEGNQSRTDKKSVAIPKTFQGETDKSNHTKNLPALRPRLYVYPEDPVTAYITGIISTWVIPSTYILAMLVGIPSNAYILGFLRVRLRAKSMSTVVLYLNLALSDLLLLLTLSLRVHYHFSGNNWIFGEISCRLITALFYGNVYCSAQTIACISLKRYLAVVRPFLYRRMTKTTLAVGTCLVVWFLLGAAVVPELLVGQSYYITPLGVTTCHDVLPLDEKSHSWLKLYRLILVFPGFIVPFLICIYAHVSVVYHLGQSGCDWRAFIRVSTLVFVIFVVCFLPSGILHIAHYIRLFSTGDDMLYGYYRVAVCLCCLHSCLDPFLCFLLSKTPASELQFISLREIPQRRAAMT